One Rhipicephalus microplus isolate Deutch F79 chromosome 4, USDA_Rmic, whole genome shotgun sequence genomic window carries:
- the LOC142814102 gene encoding uncharacterized protein LOC142814102, translating into MPSGGPSYGSYCCVSWCFNNGRTHKKPGTSFFRIPRDGRMKAWMQYAGRDDLLSKPASLLYATYRVCSDHFTAQSFMDPGHTRLTRMAVPSVQPAAPCSLSVASSSDCDMAAEAALQGPAVGASKSGSHTLRCPDEQGGSSLVAGERISADFVLPEKTLTSHSAVTKGTCVTGKLYVHFNTRVD; encoded by the exons atgccgtccggcggcccaagctacggcagctactgctgtgtatcgtggtgcttcaacaatggcagaacccacaagaagcctgggacgagtttcttccgcataccacgggacggcag gatgaaagcatggatgcagtatgctggacgcgatgatctccttagtaagccggccagcctattgtatgcaacgtacagggtttgtagcgaccattttactgctcaaagtttcatggaccctgggcacacaaggcttacaagaatggctgttcccagtgtgcaaccagctgcaccat gttctctgagcgtcgcttcaagtagtgactgtgacatggctgcagaagctgcactgcaag gacctgccgtaggggcttcaaaaagcggctcccacacattgaggtgccccgatgaacagg gtggtagctcccttgtagctggtgaaagaatttccgctgatttcgtcttgccggagaaaacattaaccagtcattcagctgtcacaaaaggaacttgtgtgaccggtaagttgtatgttcacttcaacaccagagtggattga
- the LOC142814750 gene encoding uncharacterized protein LOC142814750 isoform X2, whose amino-acid sequence MPSGGPSYGSYCCVSWCFNNGRTHKKPGTSFFRIPRDGRMKAWMQYAGRDDLLSKPASLLYATYRVCSDHFTAQSFMDPGHTRLTRMAVPSVQPAAPCSLSVASSSDCDMAAEAALQGPAVGASKSGSHTLRCPDEQGGSSLVAGERISADFVLPEKTLTSHSAVTKGTCVTGRSQDCSDSTVRGTEQASQNPPEDVPANSSTPECPRENGDYAFIAAVFNVLFYV is encoded by the exons atgccgtccggcggcccaagctacggcagctactgctgtgtatcgtggtgcttcaacaatggcagaacccacaagaagcctgggacgagtttcttccgcataccacgggacggcag gatgaaagcatggatgcagtatgctggacgcgatgatctccttagtaagccggccagcctattgtatgcaacgtacagggtttgtagcgaccattttactgctcaaagtttcatggaccctgggcacacaaggcttacaagaatggctgttcccagtgtgcaaccagctgcaccat gttctctgagcgtcgcttcaagtagtgactgtgacatggctgcagaagctgcactgcaag gacctgccgtaggggcttcaaaaagcggctcccacacattgaggtgccccgatgaacagg gtggtagctcccttgtagctggtgaaagaatttccgctgatttcgtcttgccggagaaaacattaaccagtcattcagctgtcacaaaaggaacttgtgtgaccg gccgctcgcaagattgttccgacagcactgtccgaggcactgaacaagcttcacaaaaccctccagaagacgtccccgccaacagctccacgcctgagtgccctagagaaaatggtgactatgcttttattgcagctgtttttaatgtgctattttatgtttag
- the LOC142814750 gene encoding uncharacterized protein LOC142814750 isoform X1 → MPSGGPSYGSYCCVSWCFNNGRTHKKPGTSFFRIPRDGRMKAWMQYAGRDDLLSKPASLLYATYRVCSDHFTAQSFMDPGHTRLTRMAVPSVQPAAPCSLSVASSSDCDMAAEAALQGPAVGASKSGSHTLRCPDEQGGSSLVAGERISADFVLPEKTLTSHSAVTKGTCVTGRSQDCSDSTVRGTEQASQNPPEDVPANSSTPECPRENVRSCVPATMSSSMKYKQTIKHLQAKVAAPRKTIKRLRRQSHQAPSSTSKALEVIRTHVAEKVFKLFFFFFIQVP, encoded by the exons atgccgtccggcggcccaagctacggcagctactgctgtgtatcgtggtgcttcaacaatggcagaacccacaagaagcctgggacgagtttcttccgcataccacgggacggcag gatgaaagcatggatgcagtatgctggacgcgatgatctccttagtaagccggccagcctattgtatgcaacgtacagggtttgtagcgaccattttactgctcaaagtttcatggaccctgggcacacaaggcttacaagaatggctgttcccagtgtgcaaccagctgcaccat gttctctgagcgtcgcttcaagtagtgactgtgacatggctgcagaagctgcactgcaag gacctgccgtaggggcttcaaaaagcggctcccacacattgaggtgccccgatgaacagg gtggtagctcccttgtagctggtgaaagaatttccgctgatttcgtcttgccggagaaaacattaaccagtcattcagctgtcacaaaaggaacttgtgtgaccg gccgctcgcaagattgttccgacagcactgtccgaggcactgaacaagcttcacaaaaccctccagaagacgtccccgccaacagctccacgcctgagtgccctagagaaaatg tgcgttcctgtgtgccagcgacaatgtcttcatcaatgaagtacaagcaaaccattaaacatctgcaagccaaagtagcagcaccacggaaaactatcaaaagactgcggagacaatctcaccaagcaccgtcatcgacttcaaaggcccttgaagttatccgaacGCACGTCGCCGAGAAggtttttaaactttttttttttttttttattcaagtaccctaa